One genomic region from Carcharodon carcharias isolate sCarCar2 chromosome 12, sCarCar2.pri, whole genome shotgun sequence encodes:
- the LOC121285078 gene encoding dolichyl-diphosphooligosaccharide--protein glycosyltransferase subunit DAD1-like — MGGSVLSVLCRFSQEYMAGIPLWLKLLDSYLLYMVLSGVAQFLYCMLVSTFPSNSFLSGFIDCVGAFVLAVCLRIQINPQDKGYFIGISPERAFADCLFASTILHRVVINFIG; from the coding sequence ATGGGCGGGTCAGTGTTGTCAGTGCTCTGCCGTTTCTCTCAGGAATACATGGCGGGGATTCCGCTCTGGCTGAAGCTGCTGGATTCATACTTGCTGTACATGGTGCTGAGTGGAGTAGCTCAGTTCCTTTACTGCATGCTGGTCAGTACTTTCCCCTCCAACTCCTTCCTGTCCGGATTCATTGACTGTGTGGGGGCCTTTGTGCTGGCAGTTTGCTTGCGGATACAGATCAACCCCCAGGACAAAGGATATTTCATTGGCATCTCACCTGAGCGAGCATTTGCAGACTGCCTCTTTGCCAGCACCATTCTTCATCGAGTGGTGATCAACTTCATAGGCTGA